In Geobacter anodireducens, a genomic segment contains:
- the sucC gene encoding succinate--CoA ligase subunit beta (catalyzes the interconversion of succinyl-CoA and succinate) — protein sequence MNIHEYQAKEILSAYGIPVPRGRVALTSDQVERAAKEMGGHCVIKAQIYAGGRGKAGGVKLVHHPEQAQDYGKDLFGRRLVTPQTGPEGLKVRRILVEEAVEIAREFYLSITLDRSTSRYCLIASAEGGVDIEEVAQKSPDKIHVLTIDPYTGLRPFQARRIALALGLSGTLCEDCVELMLNLYKVVLEKDCSLVEINPLVVTRAGWLMAMDAKINFDDNAIFRHREYPDMVDYSQLDTLEINAGKYDLSYIKLSGTIGCMVNGAGLAMATLDVLKEFGGEPANFLDVGGGATREKVAEAFKIILEDADVKGVFVNIFGGIMRCDVIAQGIIEAASEVHCTLPIVVRMDGSKVAEGKQLLVESGLNVQTADSLGEGAERIVGMLG from the coding sequence ATGAACATTCATGAGTACCAGGCAAAGGAAATACTGAGCGCCTACGGCATCCCGGTTCCCCGGGGTCGGGTGGCCCTCACCTCAGACCAGGTGGAGCGGGCGGCCAAGGAGATGGGAGGGCATTGCGTCATCAAGGCCCAGATCTATGCCGGCGGGCGCGGCAAGGCCGGGGGCGTCAAGCTGGTCCATCATCCGGAACAGGCCCAGGATTACGGCAAGGACTTGTTCGGCCGCCGCCTCGTCACCCCGCAGACCGGACCCGAAGGGCTCAAGGTCCGCCGCATCCTGGTGGAGGAGGCCGTGGAGATCGCCCGCGAGTTCTATCTCTCCATTACCCTCGACCGTTCCACCTCCCGCTACTGCCTCATCGCTTCGGCCGAAGGGGGCGTGGACATCGAGGAGGTGGCCCAGAAGTCCCCGGACAAGATCCATGTGCTCACCATCGACCCCTACACGGGACTTCGCCCGTTCCAGGCCCGCCGCATCGCCCTGGCCCTGGGGCTTTCCGGCACCCTCTGCGAAGACTGCGTGGAGCTGATGCTCAATCTCTACAAGGTGGTTCTGGAAAAGGACTGCTCACTGGTCGAGATCAACCCCTTGGTGGTCACCCGTGCCGGCTGGCTCATGGCCATGGACGCCAAGATCAACTTCGACGACAACGCCATCTTCCGGCACCGGGAATACCCGGACATGGTGGATTACTCCCAGCTCGACACCCTGGAGATCAATGCCGGCAAGTATGACCTCTCCTACATCAAGCTCTCCGGCACTATCGGCTGCATGGTCAACGGCGCGGGGCTCGCCATGGCCACCCTCGACGTGCTCAAGGAGTTCGGCGGCGAGCCGGCCAACTTCCTGGACGTCGGCGGCGGCGCCACCCGCGAGAAGGTGGCCGAGGCCTTCAAGATCATCCTGGAGGATGCGGACGTGAAGGGGGTCTTCGTCAACATCTTCGGCGGCATCATGCGCTGCGACGTGATCGCCCAGGGGATCATCGAAGCTGCCAGCGAGGTGCACTGCACCCTGCCGATCGTGGTCCGGATGGACGGCAGCAAGGTGGCAGAAGGGAAGCAACTGCTGGTCGAATCGGGGCTCAACGTCCAGACCGCCGACTCCCTGGGCGAGGGTGCGGAACGGATCGTGGGGATGCTCGGCTGA